A window of Onychostoma macrolepis isolate SWU-2019 chromosome 24, ASM1243209v1, whole genome shotgun sequence genomic DNA:
CTTATGCTTTTTGTcacttttactttgttttaccGAGTTGTCTTttctcatttattatttttctgtatgtCTCAATGAATCTTCTGCCATCCCATCTGTATTGAATATTCCATGAAATTCTGGCTTAATATTTGAGTGTGAAGCTTTGAGTTGTTCTTGCAGtgaaagaaatatatttctatgaattgttcattgttgttcCTGTATTTCTGATAAGCGAGTTCTCTGAAAATCCATGAATATGCTAAACCTATCCAGAATTAGTTTAGGAATCCACAATGTTTCTgaaaaagcacatttttattattatagaaaaGTGCAGATTATAAGTACAGAGTTTTGTTGCAGAATGGGTTTATTATTTAACTCCTCATTGCATCAGTAATGCATCCTTTTATGCATCAGCAAATTAAACCATGAAAAATTAACTACCGTTAATATTTTTGAaggttttaaatacatttatttaatcaaaaatacagcaaaaacagtaatattgttaaatattacaattgaaaataaggtttcctattttattaaattttaaaatgtactgaaaacaaattttcagcgtcattactccagtcttcagtgtcacatgatcttttagaATTCATTTGGTGGtcaaaacatttcttcttttctttggaaatcatgatgcttttttcagaaaaaaaaagttgaatagaatagaaatggaaatgaatagaaagttcaaaataacagcatttattttaaatagaaatattttgtaacaaatgtctttacggtcacttttgattggtttaattaatctttgctgaataaaagtaaaaaaaaaaaaaaaaaattataaagtaaCTGACCCCCAACTATTGAACGTTAAagtaataaagatttatttcaTATAGATACACATTTTGCGTTGGTAAAGCTGTCCCTGATGAAATTTATGAATaatctaaaatacaaaaaacagcattttgaaACCCCTTTTTGCAGAACATTACCCACAAAACTTGTGTtgataaaataagtaaaatttaTCCTTCAATTGCAGCATAGCACATATAATTTGGACTGTTGGGGACCAGTTTAAAACGCCCAAAACCTGAAAGTGGCTTCTGTGTCATCTGAGGTGTTAGATTGCTTTAGCCTAGCTGTCAAACGTCTACCATTCACTCCTCGCTTGGCAAGTCTCGTTTTTCTTCTGTCTTCAGCCATTTGGTCTTGGACTCTGACACTGTGTCCAAAGCCAGAGTCATTGCCACCGGCTGTAGTTCATTTTCAGCTGGGGGAGGGAGGGAAACACATGAATATTCTTTGCCATGTTTATATAATAGGACGTTTTATTGCACATCAGATTTCCATGAGAAATTCTACACACAAACCCGGAAGACTTTGAGGTTGGAAAAGAGGTATGTTGAGGGAGAGAGCGAACATCAAACACTCAACACACCCACAGGAGAGAGTGCTGAGCGTGCGAATACCAAACACACTTACTCAGCAGCCGTGAGCGTTATGTTAGCTCACCTCACTGATCTGCAGATGTCATCTGTTAGCTAACTGTCAGGAATGGAGCGTTATGTTTCTGCAAGCCCTGACACTGCGGCCTAATGCGAACtgacagactgaacaaaatgctGATGAAATTCACTTCAGCTGGACGGTAGTAATACTAGTTGTAATTAAGTGTGGGGATGAAGTATTTGTGCAATGAACATCAGTGTACATTTAATTGGGTGTTTATGTACATGGTactttttcttgattttttttttttagtgtatatTTTGCAAGTTTTGTGTGTAGGCCTACTGAACTTCATTTCTCAAAAAGGTTTTCTAAATTAAACTCTTACTCGCATGCCAGAACAAATCAATCTGAGCAGCCAAAAGCCACTGCAGAAACCATCATCTTCATATGCTTTCAACTGCAAAATCCAGCAGTCACATTTTATTGGGCTTCATATGCAGAACTTTactgcagtgttattttagtattacttgtatactattatttattaatactactatactactattatttattaatcatttcaattggctttttatttttagaatttaattacatttttagtagttttgtttttttgtctttcttatATTGCTATTTGCTTTAGTACTTAAGTTTAGTACTTTgaaattttaatacttttactttAACCATAACACCATTGCTTCACTGAATAtgaaattcaaatatttatttttaacgaAAGggtagttttaataataataacccttTCAATTCTATTGACCAGGTTCAAAACAAGTTAACAGACAGACAATAATTTAGGCTCCTTTCTCAATTTAATATACAATCTATAATAAATGAACATGGTATTTCAGAaggtttaaaagcagaaatgtgcagctcatgtttttgttgaaacACTAATTCttccatacaaaaaaaaaagggtgtAAACATATTCGAAACGTATTCATTttgtatagttaaaaaaataacactttcaaaacatttattttgtttagttttataataataataatttaatttaaaatttaaattgaagTTATAGTCCTTTATTTTAGATTGAGTTTaagggttttatttttttcaattaacattttattttcaattaaattttattttatattattttcagttaacttttattttttttagttcaattttatatattttattttacttttataatttttttttatggttttatttttaattagctataataaccctgcttgAGTCTTAGCTTTATATTAACTTTATCAGCCcatttaaatcaacaaaatgGTAAAACTGAATATTGTTTGCCAGATAAATGTTGATTATGTCCCCACCTGGCTGTGTGTGTCTCCACGGGATGATGTCCACCCCGCTTCTGCAGAAGGAGCGGTCGGTGTTGGACTCAGTGCTGTAGAGAACCTCCTGACACTGACGCTCTCCAGGGTGCTGCGCTTTCACGCGCACCTCCAGAACGGTCACCTCCTTCTCCTTCAGCTTCCCAGACTTCCCCTTCACCCGGGTGCGCTTAGTGTCCACCCACACCACACGCTCCTTCACCGCTGATCTGGGTACACATGGAGATATCAAGACAATAAAGGAATATTTAAACCAAAACTGCATACATGCAAATGCACCTG
This region includes:
- the si:ch211-196f5.2 gene encoding uncharacterized protein si:ch211-196f5.2; the protein is MIIDDRKENKEEQQLPVKDTSVKLAGQDKDPEVQHGVKPQEKELNGDDPLNSPTNDKMVRAELDWTVPMCVHLPIEVLNPDQAFPFLNTTLADLGIEESAVKERVVWVDTKRTRVKGKSGKLKEKEVTVLEVRVKAQHPGERQCQEVLYSTESNTDRSFCRSGVDIIPWRHTQPAENELQPVAMTLALDTVSESKTKWLKTEEKRDLPSEE